The Desulfonatronum sp. SC1 region GCCGGGTTCTGTTCGTGGGCCAAGCCGAACCGGGGAGCCGGGCCGAGCTTGTGAATCTGCTCCGTGAAGGTGGTCACCACCTTCTGCCACCGCTGCCCTTCGGACGCGGAAACCCAGGTGTACTCGAACCGGTCCGGATCGATGCCCATGGTCGGCAAAAGCCGCTTGAAGACTTCCAGCCGACGGCGGGCGTAGAAATTGCCCTCGGCATAGTGGCAATCCCGGGGGTGACAGCCGGAGACCAGAACACCGTCCGCCCCGGAGAGCAGCGTCTTGGCCACGAACAAGGGGTTGATCCGACCCGAGCAGGGCACGCGGATGATCCGCAGGTCCGTGGGCTGGGTAAACCGCCCCACCCCGGCCGTGTCCGCCCCGCCGTAGGAGCACCAGTTGCACAAGAATCCAACGATACGAAGTTCTTTTCCGGCTAGAGCTGACATAAGGCGTTCACCTCGGCGAGAATCTGGTTGTCGGTAAAGTGGGAAAGCTGGATCGCGCCCTGAGGGCAAGTTGCGGTGCACAGCCCGCAGCCCTGACACACGGTTTCAATGACCTCGGCCTTGGGCTCGCCCCGGAAGTCCACCTCCTTGATCGCGCCGAAGGGGCAGACCTGGATGCACTTGCCGCAGCCCACGCAGCGCTTGATGTCCACGAAGGAGATCATCGGGTCGTTTTCCAGCTTGTCCTTGGCGAACAAGGCCAGAACCTTGGCCGCGGCGGCGCTGCCCTGGGCCACGGAGGCCGGAATGTCCTTGGGCCCCTGGCACGCGCCAGCCAGGTACACCCCGGCGGTGTTGGTCTCCACGGGCCGCAGCTTGGGGTGGCTCTCCATGAAAAAGCCGTATTTATCGTAGGAAATGCGAAGCTTCTCGGCCAACTGCGGCGCGCCGACGGCGGCCTCGGCTCCGGCGGCCAGGACCACCAGATCGGCCTCGACTTCCACCTGCGTGCCCATCAAGGTGTCCGCGCCCCGGACCAGCAGCTTGTCTCCCATTGGATAGATCATGGAAACCCGGCCCCGGACGTACTGGGTGCCGTATTCCTCCATGGCCCGACGGGTGAACTCGTCGTACATCTTCCCCGGCGCACGGATGTCCATGTAAAAGACGTAGGAGGTGGAATCCGGGATGTGGTCCTTGGTCAGGATGGCCTGCTTGGCCGTGTACATGCAGCAGAATCCCGAGCAGTAGGGCCGATCCACGCTCTTGTCCCGGGAGCCGACGCACTGCACGAAGACGATGGTTCTGGGCTCCTTGCCGTCGGAAGGCCGCTTGACGTGCCCGCCCGTGGGGCCGGAGGCCGAGAGCAGCCGTTCATACTGCATCCCGGTGATCACGTCCGGCAGACGGCCGCCGCCGTATTCGCCGTATTTGCTGATGTCGAACAGGTCATACCCCGTGGCCGCGACAATGGCCCCGACGCTTTCGCTGACGATCTCTTCCTGCTGATCGAAGACAATGGCCTGGGTCGGACAGACCTTGGCGCAGATTCCGCACTTGCCCTTGGTGAACTTGATGCAGAACTCCGGGTCGATCACGGCCTTTTTGGGAATGGCTTGGGGAAAGGGGATGTTGATGGCCGTGGTCGTGCCCACCTGTTCGTTAAAGCGATCCTTGGACTTCTTGCTTGGAC contains the following coding sequences:
- a CDS encoding CoB--CoM heterodisulfide reductase iron-sulfur subunit A family protein; translation: MKIGVFICHCGSNIGGTVDAAKVAEAARAFPDVVFTSDTMYACSEPGQDGIIQAIKDHQLDGVVVSSCTPRMHEPTFRRTVERAGLNRFMFEMANIREHVSWIGKDKEANTNKAVELTGIAVEKLRRDQPLFAKQFDINKRVLVIGGGVAGIQAALDCADGDREVILVERESTIGGKMAKLDKTFPTVDCSSCILGPKMVDVAQHPKIQLYAMSEVEEVGGYVGNFEVKIKRKAPYVNWDLCTGCGLCMEKCPSKKSKDRFNEQVGTTTAINIPFPQAIPKKAVIDPEFCIKFTKGKCGICAKVCPTQAIVFDQQEEIVSESVGAIVAATGYDLFDISKYGEYGGGRLPDVITGMQYERLLSASGPTGGHVKRPSDGKEPRTIVFVQCVGSRDKSVDRPYCSGFCCMYTAKQAILTKDHIPDSTSYVFYMDIRAPGKMYDEFTRRAMEEYGTQYVRGRVSMIYPMGDKLLVRGADTLMGTQVEVEADLVVLAAGAEAAVGAPQLAEKLRISYDKYGFFMESHPKLRPVETNTAGVYLAGACQGPKDIPASVAQGSAAAAKVLALFAKDKLENDPMISFVDIKRCVGCGKCIQVCPFGAIKEVDFRGEPKAEVIETVCQGCGLCTATCPQGAIQLSHFTDNQILAEVNALCQL
- a CDS encoding hydrogenase iron-sulfur subunit produces the protein MSALAGKELRIVGFLCNWCSYGGADTAGVGRFTQPTDLRIIRVPCSGRINPLFVAKTLLSGADGVLVSGCHPRDCHYAEGNFYARRRLEVFKRLLPTMGIDPDRFEYTWVSASEGQRWQKVVTTFTEQIHKLGPAPRFGLAHEQNPATAAAC